TTACCTATGCATCATTGGGCAACTGCTATCTcttccctgaacctcagtttaTCAGTCTGAAAAACATGGATAATATTAGCATCCACCCCACAAGGTTACTATGCAAATCCAGTGGCTAGTTGCATGTCCAGTTGCCTGGCACAGTGAGCAGGGACAATGCCATGCTGctgttacatatttatttatttattttgcagtactgaggattcccagccactctaccactgaggggtgctctcccactgaaccacatccccagccctattttgtattttatttagagacagggtctcactgagttgcttagcatctcgccattgctgaggctggctttgaactcatgatcctcctgcctcagcctcccaagctgctgggattataggagtgtgttACTGTGCCCGGCTTCCGCTATCCTTTGAGACAAAACTCTTAGGTATCCTAAAATAAGCCCATTCAGTCGGCAGAACAGGTTTTGAACCCATTTGGGGAGTGGGGAATGGCTGGAGCTTCCCTTCATCATTCAAATGGAGTAACTAAGGCTCAGGAAGCAAGTGGGACAGGATAGAACACACCAGGCTTCCCACTCCCTGCCCCAGGCTCTCGTCCCTGCCGTGGCTCACTTGAAGACACAGTGCACTTGATACCCTGAGCACTGGGAGCATCTCATCCCATCCTGTGGCTCCATGCAGCCTGTTTGGGTCTTGCAACTCTGCCAGTGTCCCCGCTTCCCCACGTAGGGATGTTCAGAAGGAAGGAGCCTGTGGTTTGCCCCGGGATGGCAGGTGGCTACTAAGGTCTAATGTGCAGGGGATCTGGGTCAGTCACCTCCTAGAGAGGATGGGGTTCCAGGGGATGTTGGTGATGTCTGATGTGTCTACCCCCATACTTCCCCTCAGGAACACTGCAGGTCCGCCTCCTGGGCTGTAAACAGCTGCTGACCACCGTGCCTGGACGTTCTCCAGTGGCTGTGCTGGCTGGCAGCCCCTCTGAGGGCTGGATCCGAGCCAGAGCCAAGCAGCAGCGTGGTGGAGGTGAACTGGCCAGTGAGTGTGGAGGAGCCCCGGGGCAGGGGCCTCTGCTTGTACTTGTCCTGAGCCCCAGCTCTGGCCTCACAGGGGAGGTGCTGGCTGTGCTGAAGGTGGACAACCGTGTTGTGGGCCAGACAAGCTGGGGACAGGTGGCTGAGCACTCCTGGGACCAGACCTTTGTCATCCCCCTGGAGCGAGTAAGGCTGGCCTTTGTGTGGTTGCGGGTGGTTGCAGGCCACAGGGTGGAAGACAGCCCAGACAGGGGCTGCTAGTGTGCTCTGTCCCTTTCCTGGCCTCTTCGATGTAGGCCCGTGAGCTGGAGATCGGGGTGCACTGGAAGGACTGGCGGCAGCTGTGTGGTGTGGCCTTCCTGAGGCTGGAGGACTTCCTGGACAATGCCTGTCATCAGCTGTCCCTCAGCCTGGTGCCACAGGGGCAGCTCTTTGCCCAGGTGCTAGTGCTCCCTGCCCTCTGACCTGGCGGGCCCCTGGGCACAGGGCTAGGAGAGCCTGCGAGAGTGAGCTCCCCTGCAGAAGAGTGGAAACCGAGGGCCAGAGAGGAGGCTCCAAGACCAAGGATGCCCAGCCACTCTCTAAGGGAAAGTTTGGAGGCCTGTGTCCCTGTCCTGACTCTGCCCTTCTTTATGTGTGACCCTGGTCAAGGACCTCCATTCTCTGAGCCTCCATTTATTCCCTGGCACCAATGAGGACATGGAATCCATTTCTCTGGGTCCTTCTGGCTCTTGTATCCACTGGTGGATACTGGGTGGGAGGATAGGTTGGAATTGGGTCCAAGGTGGAGGAGGGGCCATGGCAGATGGGGTGGGAGGGGACTAGTTTTCAGCCCTGCCCTTGCCCCTGCAGGTGACCTTCTGTGATCCTGTTATTGAGAGAAGGCCCCGTCTGCAGAGACAGAAACGCATTTTCTCTAAACGCAGAGGTGTGTGGGGGCAAGGGTTCTATGCTGGAGGCGGCAGGTCTGGGGCCACAAGGTCCTGAGACCAGATGCTCCTCTGCCACAGGCCAGGACTTCCTGAGAGCGTCCCAGATGAATCTCAGCATGGCAGCCTGGGGGCGCTTGGTCATGAACCTGCTGCCCCCCTGTAGCTCACCAAGTACCATCTCCCCACCTAAGGGGTGCCCTCACTCTCCAGCTACACACCGTGAAACCTCCAACCCTGCTCCCCCCAGGTGAGGAGCCAGCTCGTGCCAGACTGTACACTTCTTTGCTGTGTCTGACTCTCTCCAGGCTCAGTTTGTGTCTTTATGTCCCTGTTGCTCTCTATTTTTTGCGGGGAGgggtgtgccagggattgaactcggggccactcaaccactgagctacatcccagccctattttgtattttacttagagacagggattcactaagttgcttagtgccttgcttttgctgaggctggctttgaactcctgatcctcctgcctcagcctcctgagcccgtGGGATTAACGGGCCTGTGCCAGTGTACCCAACCGTGTTGCTCACTTTCTGACTGTCTGTCTCTTCACATGGCTATAAGTCTTTCTCATGAATTGCTCCGTCATCTTGGTCTTGATTCTGTGTCTGCTTCCTCCCTACAGCGATTTCCTGCCCAAGAAGACCTCCTTGGGAGAAGAGATGAAGCCCCCACCCAAGCCCCCACGCCTCTACCTGGCCCAGGAACCAAACCTGGAGGAGACTCCAGTGCCGGTGGGCAGGGCTGGTGGAAGGGGCAGCTGGTGGTGTTGGTGGGAGGGTGGCAGGCCAGTGGGAAAGCAGGGAAGGTGTGTCTGAgccccctgtgccctgctctcacAGTGCACCAAACGCCCACACATGGCGCCTAGGACTGGACGCACACCCACCCCTCCAGCCTCACCTGTCAGGTACCCATGGGCTCAGGGTCACCTGGAGATGGTCTCAGCTCCCCTGAGTGTGTGTGCAGCCAAGCATCCCTCGCTCCTTGGCTCCTTGGGGGCAGGCCCTGGCTCACGCAGGTTCTTGCTTATTTGCTGAACCGTGTCATTGAGCTCTGGCTGCATGCTTTGCTGCAGGGCTCTCCCGCAAGCACAGAGGTGGGACAGCCCAGGCTGGGACATGGGTGGTTGGAAGGAGCTTAGCTGGGGTCCCAGCCCTGGTCctacaggttttttgttttgttttgttgttcattttctttttccggTGGTGCTAGGGGTGGAacctgggccttgcacatggtaggcaagctctCCCACTGAGCACGCCCCTAGCCTCCTCTGTCTGGTGCCTTTTCTCTCTTGCAGGAAAGCCCCCCAGCTTCAGGACTTCCGCTGCTTGGCTGTGCTGGGCCGGGGACACTTTGGGAAGGTAGTGGGCTGAGGGGGCAGTGGAGCAGGTGGGCAGACCCCAGCACATTAGTGAGGAGATGCTGGGTCCTGGAGGCAGTGCCTGGGGAGGTGGAGTCTCCCCCTGTCTTGCTCACCTGGAACCCAGCTTCTCTCTGGTCCCCAGGTTCTTCTGGTTCAGTTCAAGGGGACAGCGAAATACTATGCCATCAAGGCTCTGAAGAAGCAGGAGGTGCTGAGCCGTGATGAAATCGACAGGTGTGTGGTGGGACCAGTGTGGGCTCCAAGTACCCGGGCATTGGCATTGGAGGTACCCAGGGTGGCTGGCCTGGGTTGTGGGCATCCAGACAGCATTTAAAAGCCCTGGGTCTACTAGGCCTGGCACCTGTAGTTGTAAACTATGCTCTTGGGCAGGGCCCCCTTTTCTCTTAGCACCTGTCCTCTTCCGTGACATGGGGCCATGGTAGTTGTGCAGGCTCAGGACCTTTGTGAGCCCTTTGTCCACAGAAACCATCACACTGCTTGCCTGGCACTTTGTACACCCTGTGGGCAGGGTGCTGGGTGGGTGGCAGGGTAGAGCCCCCAGAAGCTGTCTATCCCTCTGAGACCCACACGCTCCCCTGCAGCCTCTACTGTGAGAAGCGGGTCCTGGAGGCCGCAGGCCGTGCGGGGCACCCCTTCCTGCTCTCCCTCGCTGCCTGCTTCCAGACTGCCAGCCACGTCTGCTTTGTGACTGAGTTTGTGCCTGGAGGCGACCTCATGATGCAGATACATGAAGATGTCTTCCCTGAGCCCCAGGCCTGGTGGGTTTTCCTGCCTGCATCTTCTAGCAAACTCCCTGGTTCCCTGTCCCTTCATCCCGCTGCTCCCTGGGTACCCATCAGCAGAACAGCATAGAGTCAGACCTGGCTCAACTCCCATGGCATTCATGACCTCTGTTCATGCAGCTGTGGGTTTGTCATCACTCCTTTATAGGAGTGTTGGGGAGATGTCAGTAATGCTTATAAATCACTGGCATAGAGACCGGCAGCTGGAGTTATTTTTTGCTGTCCAGGGCTGGCGCTGGAGTTAGAAAGGCCTAACTTGGTCTGTTAGTTCTGCCCCTAGCTTTTGACTCTGGGCAGGTCCCCTACTGGAGTCTCAGGTCCTTATTTGAATAAAAGACATGGTGAGCATCCCCCGAGACTTCGGGGAGGGTTCCAGGAAAGTAAGGTATGTGGGGCACTTGGCATAGATCCTGGCACAGTTGAAGACTCCAGGAAGGATAGGTCGTTATTGTGCAGCAGCCTTAGCACAGTCTGGGTCCTGTTGTCTGGAGAAGCCCTTCAGCCCAGACATGAGGATCCTCTGTCCCATCTCTCACCCACATCTGAATTCACCTTCCTGGTACCTGGCCTGGGCCTGAGTTCTCCCCCACACCCCCCTCCAGCTTCTACCTGGCCTGTGTGGTCCTGGGGCTGCAGTTCTTACACGAGAAGAGGATAATTTACAGGTACCCTTTTCCCTGGAGGTGCTGAGGGCAGTAAGGGTAGGCAGTAAGGATACTAACCCACTCCTGGGCTGCTCTAGGGACCATTGGTGGTCCCTGGGCCTCAGCCTTCTCAGCCTCTTTTGTTTGTCCCCCTGCCCTCAGGGACCTGAAGCTGGATAATCTTCTGCTGGATGCCCAGGGCTTCCTGAAGATCGCAGACTTTGGGTTATGCAAGGAAGGTGGGGCCACCTGTCCAGGTCCACACTCCACTCCTCACTAAGCAGCAGATACCTCTCGTCCAACCCCCAGGCCTCCTGGCGAAGGACTTGGAATGCTGGCCCTTCCTTCCTAGCCTAGACTTGGTCAGAGGAGAATCTGTGgttagggctggggagggagttGAGACCTGCCTCTCACGTGACTTTGGCCTGTGGGTTTGGCTGAGACTTAGCTCCCTTATGCAGTCCAATGACCACCTCATGACCATGCCACTTTCGTGTGGGGCAGGGCTTGTCTTGGGCTTGGCTACCTGGGATCTTAAGGTttggcattgatttttttttttttttttggtggtggtactagagattgaacttgaggGCAttctaccacaaagctacatcccagtcctttatttatATTGAGACCGGCCCTCACTAAtgtactgaggctggccttgaatttgagatctttctgcctcaggctctcagtagctgggattacaggcctgcgccaccagGTCCAGCTGACATTGATTCTTATCACAGAAGTTATAGTGAACAGGTCACACTAAGCAGGCATTGGTATGGATGATGGTCTGCAGGGATCGGCTTTGGCGACCGGACAAGCACCTTCTGTGGCACCCCAGAGTTCCTGGCTCCTGAGGTGCTGACTCAGGAGTCCTACACACGGGCTGTGGACTGGTGGGGGCTGGGAGTGCTGCTCTACGAGATGTTGGTGGGTGAGGTAAGGATGGGTGCGACTGCTGGGGCCTCAGGTAGGGTGGAATGAAGTGGCGCATATACCCACTGAGTCCCATTTCTACAGTGCCCGTTCCCAGGAGACACGGAAGAGGAGGTGTTTGACTGCATCGTCAATTCAGATGCCCCATACCCCCACTTTCTGTCTGTGCAAAGTCTAGAGCTCATTCAGAAGGTAGGCACTGTGGGGTGAGGGCTGGGCCTGACAGCTACTATGGCTTGCATGCCTCTCACTACCATGCTCGGGGCCCTGTGGCGCTGCTCACATGGGTACCTGTGGAGGGCAGACAGTGCCTAGGTGGAGCACCCCGAGTACAcacctgccctcctgcccagcTCCTCCAGAAGTGCCCAGAGCAGCGCCTGGGGGCAGGCAAGCAGGATGCCGAGGAGATCAAGGTGCAGCCCTTCTTCAGGGTGAGTGGCTTGGACCATAATGGTCTCTGGTGCTTGGTATGGGGGAAACCTGGGGTGACCCCCGGGGACTCTGTTCCTACCATCTCAGGCACCTCTGCCCTTGTCCCCAGACTACTGACTGGCAGGCCCTGCTCACTCGCACAATCCAGCCCCCCTTCGTGCCCACGCTTTGCGGCCCAGCAGACCTGCGCTACTTTGAGGGAGAGTTCACAGGGCTGCCACCGGCTCTGACCCCACCTGCCCCTCGAAGGTCCCTTACCACCTGCCAACAGGCTGCCTTCCAGGACTTTGACTTCGTGTCCGAGAGATTCCTGGGGCCCTGAGGGCTCCCCCACACCTTTGCCCATGCCCCTAGACTACTGGAACCCCCACTTGCCCATCTGTGTGCCCACCCAGAGGCCCAGGTTTATAAGCTGTAGGACTCGCGGTGGCAGCCAGAGGGCTACTGTGGTGGACTTTGCTCACTGAGCAAAGTGTGTCCTCTGCCCTTCCTCccatctctcttcttcctggccaaAACTGGACCAGAGAGGGTACACAGTAAGGAGTGGCTTGATTTGTCTTTAATATTTGACTTGCTTTATGgattattaaatttgaaaaactgTGCCCTGGAGGCAGCCTGGTTTGGGGGtagggtggagtctggggtgccttGGTGCTGGAACCCCAATTAggtcctcttttctttcttccttgggaAGACAGAACCAGCCACTGTCTTGATGCTCTGCTTTGAGGCCAGGGAGGGTGGGTGGGAGTGAGGAGCTCCAGGCCCTCCAAGGGCTGACTCCAGCTAGGTATGGTTCCTCTGGTTTTCAGGCACAAGGTGGCAGCTCTGCCTCCAGCAAACCTAAACAGCCTGGCTGTTgccctcctccacttcctcctcagcCCAGAGGGTCTCCCAGGACCCTGAGGGCCATCCACAGAAGAAGTGGGCCAGGTTGCGGGTCAGGCCACGGTTGAAAGGGTTGCTGGGGCGCTGGCGGAGGTAGGCAATACGGTGTGAGGAGATGAACTCCCAGGTGGTGGTGTTGCTGGCCACCAGATAGAGGTGTGAGGCCAGGAGCAGGCCAGCCACCAGTGAGAAGAAGGACAGCAGCAGGAAGGTGGCAAACAGAAGGCCTCTGGACCGCAGCCACAGCCCCCAGGGCTGGAAGAACTGGAGGCCAGACCTgcaggacagggacagggactcAGAGACAGGAGAAGGCAGGGTGCCCCCATCCCTCTCAGCTGGGCCCAGGGAGCCCTGGCTCTACACACCTGTGGGTACATGCTGCCCATGCTCCCTCCATGCCCTGGGTGGCAGTGGTACCTACACCTACCATGCCAGGTACAGGCCCCACAGAAGAACCACCAGCTGCAGTGCCAGGTAGGCCACGAAGAGCGGGTGATTGCGTTCCCCCACACAGTTCTCCATCCAGGGACAGTGATGGTCATAGCGGCGGACACAGCGGCGACAATCACGACAGTGTCGGGCCCGCAGGGGCTGCTGTAGGCACAGAGAGGGATGAAGACCAGGGTCAGGGCCTGAACTTGGGAGGTCAGAGTACTGGGGCAGAAGGTCCCATGGGGGTCCCTGCATCACCCACCAGCACCAGGCAGTATCTGCAGCGTCGAAGGGCAATCCCCTGTGGAACCATGGCTGTCTGTTCCTCCTTGGGCTCCTGAAAATAAGGGACAGAGAACGAGATAGGGTCTCCTTAGGAGGTAGATGACACTGGTAGGCATCTTCCTTGGGGGCCAGCTTACTCTGGTTGTGGAGTTTGGGGCTCATCCCATGTAGGTGGGTAGAGCAGAGCACCCTACACTGAGTAAAGCTATGTGACCTTTGCAAGGTTCATCTCTCTGGGCCTTGGTGACTTTCTTATTGCAAGATAAGGGTCTAGAGCTGGCAAGACAGTTTACTGAGATGCCCCACAAAAGCCCATAGAATAAGGCCCGTCATAGAGGCTGTTACTGGGCCTTGGGTCCCTACTGTCTGGAAGAGGAGTTCAGGCTCCCAGGGGCCCCTGGttacctggggctggggctgagtatTCACATAGCCAGGATCCATAAGCGACACAGCCAGGTAGAGCAGCAGGGAGCCCAGCACCAGGAACAGGAAGGTAAGGGGCAGGAGCAGCTCCCCCTGCTCTTCCCATTGCCGCAGCTCTGGAGAGACCAGAGGACAGTGAGGCTGGTCCCCCAGAGCAGAACgggaggggcagggctggaggtgaggaggATTTCAGGGAGGTGAGAGGGCTGAGGACAGCAGGGTGTGGACAGCTCTGATGCCCTTGGTTATAAAAGGGAGCAGAGAATGAAGGgaagcttttgagggacatcCTTTCCTGATGGAGAGACTTGAGCAAATTTTTAGGCTAA
This portion of the Ictidomys tridecemlineatus isolate mIctTri1 chromosome 4, mIctTri1.hap1, whole genome shotgun sequence genome encodes:
- the Pkn3 gene encoding serine/threonine-protein kinase N3 isoform X2 — translated: MEPREPGPGQKPPEDEKEVIRRAIQKELKIKEGMENLRRVATDRRHLGHVQQLLRSSNRRLEQLHGQLQELHARVLLPSPAEPVASGPRLQAEQSRAGHLEALRRQLQVELKVKQGAENMMHTCASGTPKERKLLAAAQQMLQDSQLKVALLRMKISSLEANGSSESGPELQAEELQHRLRIESAVAEGAKNVVKLLGGRRIQDRKALAEAQLQLQESSQKLDLLRLALEKLLEELPPAHPLRSRVAQELRTSVLGNSQPSGMLVKPVALTGTLQVRLLGCKQLLTTVPGRSPVAVLAGSPSEGWIRARAKQQRGGGELAREVLAVLKVDNRVVGQTSWGQVAEHSWDQTFVIPLERARELEIGVHWKDWRQLCGVAFLRLEDFLDNACHQLSLSLVPQGQLFAQVTFCDPVIERRPRLQRQKRIFSKRRGQDFLRASQMNLSMAAWGRLVMNLLPPCSSPSTISPPKGCPHSPATHRETSNPAPPSDFLPKKTSLGEEMKPPPKPPRLYLAQEPNLEETPVPCTKRPHMAPRTGRTPTPPASPVRKAPQLQDFRCLAVLGRGHFGKVLLVQFKGTAKYYAIKALKKQEVLSRDEIDSLYCEKRVLEAAGRAGHPFLLSLAACFQTASHVCFVTEFVPGGDLMMQIHEDVFPEPQACFYLACVVLGLQFLHEKRIIYRDLKLDNLLLDAQGFLKIADFGLCKEGIGFGDRTSTFCGTPEFLAPEVLTQESYTRAVDWWGLGVLLYEMLVGECPFPGDTEEEVFDCIVNSDAPYPHFLSVQSLELIQKLLQKCPEQRLGAGKQDAEEIKVQPFFRTTDWQALLTRTIQPPFVPTLCGPADLRYFEGEFTGLPPALTPPAPRRSLTTCQQAAFQDFDFVSERFLGP
- the Zdhhc12 gene encoding palmitoyltransferase ZDHHC12 isoform X3, which produces MAPWALLSPGVLVRTGHTVLTWGITLVLFLHDTELRQWEEQGELLLPLTFLFLVLGSLLLYLAVSLMDPGYVNTQPQPQEPKEEQTAMVPQGIALRRCRYCLVLQPLRARHCRDCRRCVRRYDHHCPWMENCVGERNHPLFVAYLALQLVVLLWGLYLACPGGCGCGPEAFCLPPSCCCPSSHWWLACSWPHTSIWWPATPPPGSSSPHTVLPTSASAPATLSTVA
- the Zdhhc12 gene encoding palmitoyltransferase ZDHHC12 isoform X1, giving the protein MAPWALLSPGVLVRTGHTVLTWGITLVLFLHDTELRQWEEQGELLLPLTFLFLVLGSLLLYLAVSLMDPGYVNTQPQPQEPKEEQTAMVPQGIALRRCRYCLVLQPLRARHCRDCRRCVRRYDHHCPWMENCVGERNHPLFVAYLALQLVVLLWGLYLAWSGLQFFQPWGLWLRSRGLLFATFLLLSFFSLVAGLLLASHLYLVASNTTTWEFISSHRIAYLRQRPSNPFNRGLTRNLAHFFCGWPSGSWETLWAEEEVEEGNSQAV
- the Zdhhc12 gene encoding palmitoyltransferase ZDHHC12 isoform X2 gives rise to the protein MAPWALLSPGVLVRTGHTVLTWGITLVLFLHDTELRQWEEQGELLLPLTFLFLVLGSLLLYLAVSLMDPGYVNTQPQPQEPKEEQTAMVPQGIALRRCRYCLVLQPLRARHCRDCRRCVRRYDHHCPWMENCVGERNHPLFVAYLALQLVVLLWGLYLACQGSLVPVPVLQVWPPVLPALGAVAAVQRPSVCHLPAAVLLLTGGWPAPGLTPLSGGQQHHHLGVHLLTPYCLPPPAPQQPFQPWPDPQPGPLLLWMALRVLGDPLG
- the Pkn3 gene encoding serine/threonine-protein kinase N3 isoform X1; the encoded protein is MEEGAPRQPGPGQKPPEDEKEVIRRAIQKELKIKEGMENLRRVATDRRHLGHVQQLLRSSNRRLEQLHGQLQELHARVLLPSPAEPVASGPRLQAEQSRAGHLEALRRQLQVELKVKQGAENMMHTCASGTPKERKLLAAAQQMLQDSQLKVALLRMKISSLEANGSSESGPELQAEELQHRLRIESAVAEGAKNVVKLLGGRRIQDRKALAEAQLQLQESSQKLDLLRLALEKLLEELPPAHPLRSRVAQELRTSVLGNSQPSGMLVKPVALTGTLQVRLLGCKQLLTTVPGRSPVAVLAGSPSEGWIRARAKQQRGGGELAREVLAVLKVDNRVVGQTSWGQVAEHSWDQTFVIPLERARELEIGVHWKDWRQLCGVAFLRLEDFLDNACHQLSLSLVPQGQLFAQVTFCDPVIERRPRLQRQKRIFSKRRGQDFLRASQMNLSMAAWGRLVMNLLPPCSSPSTISPPKGCPHSPATHRETSNPAPPSDFLPKKTSLGEEMKPPPKPPRLYLAQEPNLEETPVPCTKRPHMAPRTGRTPTPPASPVRKAPQLQDFRCLAVLGRGHFGKVLLVQFKGTAKYYAIKALKKQEVLSRDEIDSLYCEKRVLEAAGRAGHPFLLSLAACFQTASHVCFVTEFVPGGDLMMQIHEDVFPEPQACFYLACVVLGLQFLHEKRIIYRDLKLDNLLLDAQGFLKIADFGLCKEGIGFGDRTSTFCGTPEFLAPEVLTQESYTRAVDWWGLGVLLYEMLVGECPFPGDTEEEVFDCIVNSDAPYPHFLSVQSLELIQKLLQKCPEQRLGAGKQDAEEIKVQPFFRTTDWQALLTRTIQPPFVPTLCGPADLRYFEGEFTGLPPALTPPAPRRSLTTCQQAAFQDFDFVSERFLGP